caatactgtaaagtaattagcctccaactaataaaaataaataaataaataaagtaagtaAAGGAATGGAAAAGATAAACCATGCaaattgaaagcaaaaaaaagagcAGCTATAGTAATATAACAGAAAtcaatttcaaaataagaaataccACAGATTAAAGAAGAACATGCTATAATCACAAAAGGGTTCATTAGGAAGGTAAACCAATCACAAATATGCATAGATCTAAGAAAAGAGTTTCAAATTATGAGAAGCAAAAACTTACAGATCTAAAAGTAGAGACGCATCCAGAATCACAGTTGGGGACTTTAGTGCCCCTCCCTTAGGAAATGACAGTTAgaccaaaatacaaaaataagtaaagCCTTAAGAACATTTTAGTGATAGTACCAACTATCTTGACTTAATTGTCACTTTAGCACAGTACATCTAACTATAGAATTCAGATTCTTTTTAGATGTTCATTCTTCAAGATATGCTGCTGGGCTTGATtctcaataaatttcaaaagatTTAAATCTAACAGCATTTTACCTGTCcatgataaaattaataaattagtggacttcccgggtggtacagtggtaacaaatctgcctgccaacgcaggagacaaaaaagatgcgggtttgtttcctgggttgggaagatcctctgaggtaggaaatggcaactcactccagtattcttgcctggaaaatcccacggatggagaagcctggtgggctacagtctaagaagtcacaaagagtaagacatgactaaGCTACTCATCACACACAGCACAGCAATATGATATTTAGAAAAACTCCAAATATTCAGAAACTAAACAACACAGCTTAATTAATAATATCCAGAATCTGGAAAGAACACAATTTTAATCAGCTGGAGACTGagaaaacaaattgtggtatactTACACAACTGAGTACTATTcatcaattaaaaagaataaagtatatGGATACATTCAACAAACATGAATgaaaaacctcaaaaacatttGTTGGGGGAAGCTGGACACAAAGGAGTACATATcattatgattttatatataagaaGTTCAAGTACTGGCAAAACGAAACTAATGTGACAAATCAAAATAGTGGCTCCAAGTGGTGACTGGCTTCTAGGTGACATTAATGAACCTTCTGGGCTGAAGATGTTCTGTATTttgtttgtggtggtggtttcatcGGTGTGCACACGTGAAAACGCACTGAACTATCTACATACAATTCAGATCTATGCACCTCACAGCAGCTAAATTTTacccagttttaaaaatcatttaaggtACAggaaactaaaaaggaaaaaaaaaaaaaagaaataattaaataaaataaggagTCAATTTTAGACCTGAAgaattccttaaatatttggtgtAACATCAACATAGAAGAAACGATGCTCTGAGCACAACAAAACTTACATACGTTTGGTAatcatattgttgtttagtcactaagtcctgtcctactcttgtaagcccatggactagcccgccaggctcctctgaacataggatttcccaggcaagaatagtggggtgggttgccatttccttctcctggggctcttcccgacccagggatcaaagccacttctcctgcatcgtcaggaggattctttaccactgagccaccgtggaagcccTAGTAATTATATACTAATAAAATTAAGGTCAGTCTAACAGTAATGCTCGAAATAAAAATTCTAtgattaaatttataatttagttttatagctaaatgttaattttttcagtTACTATTTCTCATTTTAgagtcagcaataaaaaaaaaaaaaataagttcaaataAACTGAACACAAAGGTCCAAGATAATGgaccttttaaaattatactggGTTAAAAAGTTAAATGATCTTTTCTATTCTGATTAATAATAACAGGGATAAAATGAACTTCTAGGGCCAAAAACAGTCTTGTATAGTTGTTATATTATCCCTTTTCTACTGGTCTCACTCTCAGAGTTTCCAATTCTCCATACACAGGCTGAGTTTGGGCAGTAGTGTTTTTAGAGAGCTCCATGGCTGATTCTAATACAAATCTAGAACTAAGAACCGCTATTTGTATTCAGCAAATTGTACTGGCTAAGAGCATAGACCTCAGAGACAGACTGCCTGGCTTGTCTTTGCCATTTAGCAGCTGAAGACAATGAATTAACTTTCCTGTGTTTCAGCAGGCTCATCTGTAATATCTAGATAATATACATCTTAAATACTTCATAGCTTTGATGTGAGGAATAAAATGGGTTAAAATGTTTTAGGTACTTAGAACAGTTCCTGGAACCTagtaaatgataataaatatacGGTATCATTATTTTCTATCAAGAAACACCTATCTTATAATGAATGGGGCACACAGTTGATTAAAGACTGGTAATTATTTAAGCAACCTtgctaaaaagatttttaaatgcatttttaaatgcaGACTAGAGAATGTAATTCTGATCTTTAGAAACTCTTAAGAAACTGGTTGAGTTCTATTGTAGGTAACATACATACGTTTTAAAGGAGAAATTTGAATAGGtatgtattagaaaataaaaatactattggGAGAATGGTATAAAATGTAGAAAGTGAGACTAAAACACAAGAGACATGCACAGTGTGTAGTTTGTACTCAGTacgtatttgttgaataaagaaatattagctggataagaatgtaaaaaaaaagactttatttcACTATCAACTAGGTAAACGAAAAATGCTTCTTATAGTTGCTGACTAGGCAGGCCatgttcataatttttaatattattttcttccatttccacTTAGAATCTGAAATTCTAAGTTACAATGCACAAAGTTTTCAATATAGTTTACCTTCCATTAGTACTATAAGTATGTATTTTTAGCCCCTGaagattcaaattcaaatttttcTCCTACAGTGGAGTGAGTTCAAGATGAAGGTTACCATTTGTAATTAATTATAATGTGCAAATTGTCACACATGATACTAATCTTTTGATTTATTCAAGAAGTCAATTTAATTAGTCCCTTGGGAAATATAAAGTTATGTTCAAAGgaatattaagtaaatattaagtaaaaacaGTTGTTGTCTTTGACTTTATGTCATTAAGGGATTTAGTAATAACTTAAATGAAAAATAGTAATTCTGATTTATCACTAATCAACTCAAGTGTCTCTGTCTCAAGATTACATGTAATTACAAAGTTTATTTACCATTTTCAAAATTATCCCAATTACAATATTATTCTTAGTTATTCTAAGTAGAAATATATCCATGGCTACTACAAACAAAAGTTCAAGTCAATTGACTGAGATACTAGTAGGAGGACAAAGTGGTTTCTAATCCACtagaggaaaagagaggaaagcaaggtggggtggggtggggagaggaatctagaaaggaaaaaatttaaaatgtaggaACCTTCTACTGTAAGTCTATCTTAAGCTGTTGGTAGAAAACCCTGATCCTAGGTCTTATTCAAAACTCTTCAAACCTTCCATGATCTGACCTGACTGGATCCCAGGATCTTTGTTTttggtaactgttcccttctccagaggatcttcccaacccagggactgaagccaggtctcctgcattgcagatggattctttactggctgagccaccagggaagcccttctttacCACACTCCCTCATAATACATTCCATTCCTCAATAAAACTGTCTTCCTTCTAGCTGTTCTACACAGAAAATTCTCTACACCATCCTGATCAATTTCTATTCAGGAAGTATCTCCTGTCCTATAGATATGATTAAGTCTAACTGCTAAGTGTTTTCATAACTCTTGCTTCTTTAAGATTGCACTTTGATTAGTTaaagtatgttttatttatcatttatcacTGTATCTGAAATGATAAGCTAGAGTACACCGGCCTTGTACACAGAATGTTCTCAGaatttcctgaaagtgaaagtgaagttgctcagtcgtgtctgactctgcgacccatggagcctaccacactcctccattcatgggattttctaggcgagagacctggagtgggttgccattcccttctccaggggatcttcccaatccaaggattgaaccagggtctccggcattgtagacagacgctttactgtctgagccagggaagcctAAGTATTTCCTAATtgaaagaaataaggaaagaaaagaccggagaggaaaggaagagaaggaagaaagaaaaaagggaggaaaaaggatgggaaaaaaactggaaataagagaaaaaagaaaagaaaaagaatagacgGAAGGACTGATTATCTGTAGGAGACTGCTCTCACATTCCTTAGCACTCCTTGTAGAACTTAAGACCATGGAAAAGAATTCTAAGGTAAAGACTAGAAGAGAAATGGTAGTTAATGCAATTCTTGAGTGTTAAACATTTTTGCTCTACCTTTTCACTAATCATGATTTTCAACCTGGTCTGCCATGATTGTCAGACTCTGGCTCTGGAAGATTCTAACAGAGCTTTCTGTGACATGTACTAAGCTCTCTGATCCCAAGAAACCTAAATTTTCTCCACAGGGTTTCTATTTCTGACCTCCAAATTAAATTTAATCTTGAATAAGCGAATGAAAAATAATGTCAATCACAAGAGAGAAATTTCCTTTCACAGATTAAAAACTCTGATTAACATCATGAACATTATTTATTATGTGCTAGTCATTTATAACACATaatatatcttatttaatcctcacaacaacccaaaGTGACTGTGCACACATTTTTACATAATGCTAGAAAAGAGAGGAACTGAGGTTTGAACCCAGGTGTAGCTTCAGAGGTCTTCAACAATGCTCTTCTGTTTACCTTATGGCAATAAGAGAAAACTTTGAATTCCAGAATACTGCCTGATCATTTTTAGATGAGGTCTATTAACCATAACCCTTAGATCTTAACACCTTGGGGCCTGCAAGGAGAAACAATGCTGAAACTAGGGTAATAACTACTGTTTTGAGGCTGAAAGGGAATAGCTACCTTGAGCTGCTGCACTGTACCTACTTCCATGAGAACTGGGAACACctatgcttttttttcctctattcttaGACAACTCTAAATTCATCACTTCCTGATCAATGCAATTTAATTTTCATGGGCTTGCTGTATTAAAACTTAAATACTCTCATCTTTAAATTGAATGTGTCATTTAggtaaaactaataataataataataataatgtgtgaCTTTCATTTGCATCTTgacttaacttttaaaatttgacacTTAGGAAATAATCAAATTTGAACACTGAAGATTAAGAAATTCATGTTTTAGAATGTGATGATAATTGTATTACGGCTCTACTTAAAATAAGAGTATcttaaccagcaaggacctactgtatagcacatgaaactctactcaatgttatgtggcagcctggatgggaggggagtctgggagagaagggatacatgtgtatatatggctgGATCGCTTTgtggttcacctgaaactatcaaagcACTGTTCACTAACTATATCTTCATGCAAAATAAAAGCTTAAATAAACTAACTAAAAGAATATGTCTATCTTTTAtagatacatattaaaatatatatatgtcatatatatatatgttaagagaaaaaaacacaacCACCATCcccactaaaaaaaataaaaaggtataaGTTAACTTGGTTTTGCCTATTGGTGTTAATAGTGATCTTTATTACTTTAATATTGATAGTGTTTTTATAAGACTGAATaagctaataaaaaaagaaaaacaattggtCAAGTATCCATGTAGTTTATCAGCAAATATAAACTCTGGATGACCAGttacatttaaaagttttcccAGATGTCTGACACAGTATTGAGATGCCTTAGGTAATAATATATGATTGGAACTATAATTGCACTCTTTCATTTTCTGGTGAGCTAAATCACTCAAAACATGACATCCTGCGATTATAGCAAGTGCCTTCGGTCAACTAGAAAcaaccatatttttttaaatttattcagatCATTTGATctaaaaatggcaaaaaatatGTAGCTTTTTAATAAGAGATCAAACCACCTATTTACCTACCCCTCCAAACCCACCATAGTTTATAAGTTGgcaataaataaaagattttagaAGAAAGGCTTTTGAGTTATACTGAATAGGAAGAGTATTAAGATCACTAAATTAAATCTGCAACAATGTTATACTTTTTGTGTTGTTACATGTTTTAAAGAGCAATTTAAAAAGGGAATATtcaagatattaaaaaagaaaccctgttCTAATAGTTCtaatagaaatgttttaaaaagtcctgTAATAGAAAGAttagtataaaaaagaaacagaagaaaatggtaGTCTTAAGAATGTAAAACTTTTAATTACAAACTTAAACCAGAAAGTAGCTTTTTTgtaccaaaataaaaaacaagcaaaaagcaaaaaaaaaaaaaaaaaagaaatgtaaaaatttcTAAATTAACCCCCAAAAAAGTGATGCCAAAAAGGTACTCTAGGACAAGCCAAAAGGTATTTTCCATTCTGCTTTTCCATAAataagaagaaacagaagcttTTTCAACCCAGTGAGTCATATAGAATGGAAATATCCTAGCATTCAGGTCACATGAGAGCTCTGGAAACTTACTTCAGTTTTTCCTCTTCACTCAATGTCTTCCACAGTTCTTCACTTTGCAATGCTGCATCTTCCAAGCTGGTCTTGGGATTGTCTGTGAGAATCTGGGCACGACAATCTTGAACAAAAAGGGCGCTTGCTGACATGGGCTTCCTGATTACTCGATTGCTAATTAAATCATAAGCTGTAAGCTGTCCAGATTTGTTATCTACCACGTTTGATTTTTTGTTACAGGAACTTTCACAGAGATTCTTTTGTTCAGGACttgtattactattattactactTACATTACTCACTAAACTTTTTTGAGGCACTAAAATTTTCACAGGTTCAATGTTTTCTCCTCTAGAATTAAGCATATTTCCCTTGCTCCAGTCATCTACACAAATTTCCAAAGACTTCTCAGGAACTGCTGCTTCTTCCTTTTTCCCACTCTCATCTCTATGGCCTTTACTGCCATTTGCTGATTGGGCTTGCTCAACAGAATCCACAGAACAAGTTTCACTATACTCCTCTTGGGTGTCCTCACAAGATGAATTATTCTTTGGgatttctttaaatgtatttcCATCATTCTTATCAATGCTAGAATTTTCACTATTAAAATGATCATCATAATGGTCACCAATATGTACCTGACGATTTAAACAATAATCAGTGTTTTCCCCAAATTTATCATTACGCACATCATTTTGGAAAGGAATGGCTGAAGTATCAACATTTGGATAATTATTTCCAGATGTTTCCATCTCAGTAAGAAGCacatctgtttctgttgttttactaACAACCATGTCAGCTGAGGAAACATCTGTTTTATTACTTTCATAAGAATTTGTACTAGGTAGTGATCCATAACAAGTCGTCATCAGATTTTCAAGAGCGGTTAAAACAGATtcctaaaaatacaaattaacaaGTATTAGGGGAAATTatggaaataatattaaaaaatctataCAGAAAAGTAAATCTTTTTCACATGAAAATGGCTAGGACTGCAGaagtttataaataatttaatacaaAAAATTATCTGGAAAAGGTTACCTTATTCTGTAACAATACTTGACTTTTATCAGGTGTTAAATTCACATCTACATCAGCTGTTGGAACGtcaattttcagaaagaaaatgggaTACAAACGAGTAGATTCCTTTAGACATTTCAGATTGTAATAATGTCGGATTAGCTAGAAATACATGTAATGAagacaaaaaatgacagaaatatactaaagtattattattctttaaagtATTTATAAATAAAGATAGCATTATTTAAGTAATATTATCCTTAAAATACCACCAGAAGATGCATATTCAACTGAGAAACTGAGTGGATGTAACTGTTTATTAGGAAAAGTAGTATTTAAATACTAATGCTCATTTAGAGGCTTTGAATTTACTTAACATGAAGTGCAAGCATGCATCCAATGTAACTGACTTCATGGAAAAGATCACAGTGTCATGGATGTTTTCAaagtcctgggttcaaattcaaATTCTGTTACTTCCTGGCTTTGTGGTCTAAGGTAGTCACTAACAATTCAGTTTCTtcactatgaaagtgaaagtgaaagtcgctcagtcatgtctgactctttgcaactcctaggactatacagtccatggaattctccaggccagaatactggagtgggtggcctttcccttctccaggggatcttcccaacccagggatcaaacccaggtctcccgcactgcaggaggcttcttttccagctgagccacaagagaagaccTTCTTCACtataaataaggataataattcACCACAGAATTGTTGTGAAGAGTCATATgtaaggtgaaaagtgaaagtgaactgttagttgttcagttgtgtctgactctttgtagcctgccaggctcctctatccatggaattctccaggcaagaatactggagtgggtaaccattccctactacaggggatcttcctaacccagggattgaacccaggtctcctacattgcaggcagattcttaatcatctgagccactaggaaagccccatattatatctattttttcttttccttattttagaaCAAATTCTTACAAGTAGTCCTTGTAAGAAGCTGacaaattacttttttcttaaaaagattaCCTTCAATATATCTTTTTGGTGTACTGGTCGACTGTTTATAAAGATGAAACTCCTTTCTGGGGTTGAAAGACTTGTGCAAGAGTGGTCTGCATCATGCTTTGGAAGAAATCCACTTAGGAAAATCTATAATTGTAATAAATAATTATAGAACTTACATGCAATGTCAATAGTAAACATGATTCCATGGATCTGGTATATACATTTAAaggtataaaaaaaaattaacaaatggattTTCATTTTAAGGTCTAAAGAGCCATATACTACTTGATAACCACGTCATGAGCATTAAACTTAAATTACTGAAGCATGTTAAATTGGTGTTCTCAGTCTCTAACTCTCCCTTCTTTCAATTTTAAGGGAAAATCGGCATTCATTAAAGTTCCATGACTACACATCTTATTGTCACAGGACATACAGTATAAATACTGATGCTCTCTGCTCGACCCTATCTCCtactattttcaaaaaaatttcttCCCTTACATTGTAACTTTCCTCTGGCtgtttatccttttcttttcagCCACCATTTTTTGTAAAGAAGTAGCTGTTTCTATCTTTATTTTGAGTATGCCAGGAAGTCAATCTGACTAGGTTTTCATTACTGAGGAGAAAAAAGATCTCTTACTCTTTGACACATCGCAATGTTgtacattatcttcatttttgtttaGAGAACTATTTCACAAATGTATGAAAAGAAGGGGTAAAATAAAGAATGATCCTAGAAAAAATACCAGTGAGAAGGGAGAGAGATTTAGGGAacagaaagcaaggaaaatgCTCCTACTTTTAGAGAGAATACAAAGAACTGTTAGGAATACAGGACAGAGCCAGATTGACATGGTTTAAACTCCGGCTGCACTACTAATATGATCTTGGTCAAATTATTCAAAATGCAGGCCTATAATCATCTCTTATCTGAAACAAGTGGAATCAGATGTTTTATTAACCTGTTAAGAAACAGTAATAATGAGAAATTTTCTGCTTAGGTTTACAAAAGCAAGAGTGTCAGGGGCTTTGCTATTTTTAGTTAAGCAGAAACCATGAGGCTCCTTACCCACACAGGCTGCAGGCTGCCACCTATGTCTGTGGCCACCCCTGCCCTTGGGAATAAGTGTTTAAGGAGATGGATGCATTACCAACTTTAGAACACTAAGTGCGTTATTGTCACAGTGCCAAACtgtgccaattaaaaaaaaagttaatacacAGAGCTAGATAATCCATTATAAAATGAAACTACTTAATTAACTATAAAACTTCACAACCCTTATAAATGGTTGCATAATTTAGCAAGTAATATGAGAGCCTTCTTAAAGCACCTGCTGAGCTTCAGGGAAAGCTGTTCAGCCTCTGAAAGACTTACTGGGCTTGttgatgggagaaaaaaaaaaccagaataggtaagaaaaaggattaaaatgaagaaaacgtCAGTAATATTGCTACTGTTTTTCCTTCACACCATCTTGTTGGCCACTGAATAAATAGTATTACTTCCAAATACTGAGCTTTAAAAATGGCTTAAGATAGATAACCTTAAGAACTAACACACAGTAAGTTATATGGAAAACTAAAATCAAATGGCAAAGTcttataaaatattacaaaaagtGAAAATCAGGCTAGCTTGTAGGGAGAAAAATCTCTGTAAGAGACCAAATCagtgcaacaaaataaaaaattagatagGCCTTATAAGATTCTATACCCAAGTATTACTcaagtaaaaagcaaaacaaaaatcaaaggcaaaatataaacaaataatataCTCCCCTGATTGTTCTTCAACTAGGAAcccttctctgcctcccttcaTCTCCAGCCTTCTATCCTCTAGCTTCTACCTCAATGACCAACTCCAACAGACACTTAGTAGAACTAAGTGTCTACTTGACTCTCTGCAGACCCTGACACCAATGGGAACTCTCTCCTTTGGAAGCATAACACTGTTTCAGCCTTCTCTTTTGGATTTTCTGCTTCCTCTCTGAAACTTCCTCTTTAGTGGGACTTCCTCTCCCTTTGCTTACAGCCTATAAGGGTAATAGTCTCCCTCAGTCTCATCATCAGACCCCCTTTTCTTGCTCTCTATTCCATCCGGGTAATTTCATTCCCATCTATACAACATACACCAGTGATGCTAAGATATAGATGTACAgcctttatttctttcctctccaaATGCTCACACAAATTTTCTTAACCTTACCACATTCAAAACTTGATAAAATATCCTAGCTCACTTCCGTGCTGCTGTCCAATAGCTCCTCTTGTACTCCTTTACTAAAGTAAAGACCTCTGTCCCCTACTCAATCTGTCAAACTAACAAGCTTCTAAgcaatgctgatgctgctggtcttcAGACCAAACTGTGACAGGTAGACTCTCTGAAGCACAACACAGCACGTCTGAATCTCCTGTCACAGCTTCCTGGGTTACCAGCATGGGCAACAAAGTCCTAGGAAACCACAGAGAGCCCAGCAAAATTTAGACAGTACCCTTACTGTCCCAAGTCAGCCAAGTGGACCAG
This DNA window, taken from Cervus elaphus chromosome 33, mCerEla1.1, whole genome shotgun sequence, encodes the following:
- the PMS1 gene encoding PMS1 protein homolog 1 isoform X3, giving the protein MKQLPPATVRLLSSSQIITSVVSVVKELIENSLDAGATSIDVKLENYGFDKIEVRDNGEGIKAIDAPVMAVKYYTSKISSHEDLENLTTYGFRGEALGSICCIAEVSVTTKTAADNFSTQYVLDGGGHIVSQKPSHLGQGTTVTALRLFKNLPVRKQFYSTAKKCKDEIKKIQDLLISYGILKPDVRIVFIHNKAIIWQKTRVSDHKMALMSVLGTAVMGNMESFQYHCEESQIFLSGFLPKHDADHSCTSLSTPERSFIFINSRPVHQKDILKLIRHYYNLKCLKESTRLYPIFFLKIDVPTADVDVNLTPDKSQVLLQNKESVLTALENLMTTCYGSLPSTNSYESNKTDVSSADMVVSKTTETDVLLTEMETSGNNYPNVDTSAIPFQNDVRNDKFGENTDYCLNRQVHIGDHYDDHFNSENSSIDKNDGNTFKEIPKNNSSCEDTQEEYSETCSVDSVEQAQSANGSKGHRDESGKKEEAAVPEKSLEICVDDWSKGNMLNSRGENIEPVKILVPQKSLVSNVSSNNSNTSPEQKNLCESSCNKKSNVVDNKSGQLTAYDLISNRVIRKPMSASALFVQDCRAQILTDNPKTSLEDAALQSEELWKTLSEEEKLNLFNGSHYLEILQKMTAGDQRYSGPIYLSDPRLTANGFKIKLTPGVSIAENYLEIEGMANCLPFYGVMDLKEILNAILNKNAKEVYECRPRKVISYLEGEAVRLSRQLPMYLSKEDIRDIIYRMKHQFRNEIKGCVHGRPFFHHLTHLPEAT